The following proteins come from a genomic window of Sorghum bicolor cultivar BTx623 chromosome 3, Sorghum_bicolor_NCBIv3, whole genome shotgun sequence:
- the LOC8056111 gene encoding sister chromatid cohesion 1 protein 4 isoform X2 — protein sequence MLGVVRIYSRKVNYLFHDCSEALLKIKQAFRSTAVDLPPEESTAPYHSITLPETFDLDDFELPEAAFQGDTDHHVSTKEQITLQDNPEKTGYSTSQFGLDERFGDGSSSHIGLDLEEELILNKDNSIHLESDDGIIIQARPSVPSTDMDIDDNKSIDITAEGYSNMDGGPSSHGKLGPLNADDLGRNSIPNWTGYNVQTPYNVQTPDLNDILLHNDGIAGPSASYYQPSPFTCDEPASPEFISAQAPATPGLMEETVPSRVHESPVLSPQRKASPSTNDETAKADTPAPASDFLHSATGNASDIVGAEMTELESAKPVQVESSVVHALVQQHTGEGLPTQGQASHLEATADMLVGSDGIAASVETVTVNATIEDVPLAVNDSEQCVDGSTEPSAVENPPLIDAQGTIAPTADFQHEAQAMQQVVACNDRLNELSTSEFAEPEKMLSAPDAEFNHAIDLGQTTAEKGTAESDGSNIIGSLTSRKRHLEDSLPALESETTERLSSRPHGKRTNDFVPHDDDILASILVGRRTPGFTLDSTPLPPRESTLKRPRLGSKMGTLKRKVQIDDAMVLHADTIRQQLINTEDIRRIRKKAPCTRSEIWMIEKGSLEDDIFHEPIFSCLSEELNELHNRTYEAIVRPAVQSMELQGQFDMPETIPESNIAGFGAATINDPLHIPDGIQSDALLSGANDACGATPTFGLQIPPDNQVNGASNDFVIGTLFQGVTEPFIDNEKEVAPADREHAQVDTLYSDRLQDVPSDLQRSTDANVSSQDVALDNSGQACAHAGDDMTGEFNHFVHSNANIFESNEVPASEITGVEYNQDVSGFPRPTEDENAVGYNQDASGYPRPTENENAVEFNQDSSGFPRPTEDENAVSAMGDNSGFQENNMGSLMDLDMVNDYELKECNDFGSAIHGVDTDFLNYDDDGDFDDANDDEPNPSEFQSLDNSGWSSRTRGVARYLKTLFDEDSGLGRKSVAIDHLVRGKTRKEASRMFFETLVLTTKDYISVDQPNPYDFVSIKPGPKLLMSEF from the exons ATGTTAGGCGTGGTCAGAATCTATTCTCGGAAGGTCAACTACCTATTCCATGACTGCAGCGAAGCTTTGCTGAAGATAAAACAAGCTTTCAGGTCCACTGCTGTTGATCTACCTCCTGAGGAGTCAACTGCTCCGTATCACTCTATAACTCTGCCTGAGACATTCGATCTTGATGATTTTGAACTGCCAGAAGCTGCGTTTCAAGG CGACACTGATCATCATGTGAGCACAAAAGAACAGATCACTTTGCAAGACAACCCAGAAAAAACAGGGTATTCAACATCCCAGTTTGGCCTAGATG AAAGATTTGGTGATGGCAGTTCATCACATATTGGCTTGGACTTGGAGGAG GAATTAATTCTGAACAAGGACAACTCAATTCATCTTGAGTCTGATGATGG AATTATTATTCAAGCTCGGCCATCAGTCCCTTCTACTGATATGGACATTGATGATAACAAAAGTATAGACATAACAGCTGAAGGATACAGCAACATGGACGGTGGGCCTTCTAGTCATGGAAAGCTAGGTCCATTGAATGCAGATGACCTAGGACGAAACAGTATCCCTAACTGGACTGGTTACAATGTACAGACTCCTTACAATGTACAGACTCCTGATTTGAATGATATATTATTGCATAATGATGGTATTGCAGGGCCATCAGCTTCGTACTATCAACCTAGCCCATTTACTTGTGATGAACCTGCATCACCAGAGTTCATTAGCGCTCAGGCCCCAGCTACACCTGGTTTAATGGAAGAGACAGTTCCTTCCAGAGTCCATGAAAGTCCTGTTTTGAGCCCACAGAGAAAAGCATCACCATCTACCAATGATGAAACTGCAAAGGCTGACACTCCTGCTCCAGCCTCAGATTTTCTCCATTCAGCTACAGGAAATGCCAGTGATATTGTGGGTGCTGAGATGACAGAACTTGAATCGGCGAAGCCTGTGCAAGTTGAGTCTTCTGTTGTACATGCATTGGTGCAACAGCACACAGGTGAGGGTTTACCAACCCAGGGTCAAGCATCACACTTGGAAGCCACTGCTGATATGTTGGTTGGTTCTGATGGTATAGCTGCATCTGTTGAAACGGTAACTGTCAATGCAACCATTGAAGATGTACCTTTGGCTGTAAATGATTCAGAGCAATGTGTCGATGGTTCTACTGAACCATCTGCGGTGGAGAACCCCCCATTAATTGATGCACAAG GTACAATTGCACCAACTGCAGATTTTCAACATGAAGCCCAAGCAATGCAACAAGTAGTGGCATGTAATGATAGACTGAATGAACTATCAACTTCAGAATTTGCTGAGCCTGAGAAAATGCTGTCAGCTCCGGATGCTGAATTCAATCATGCAATTGACTTGGGGCAGACAACTGCGGAAAAAGGAACAGCTGAATCTGATGGAAGTAACATAATAGGCAGCCTTACGAGCAGAAAAAGACACCTGGAAGATAGCTTACCAGCTTTAGAGAGTGAGACCACTGAAAGGTTGTCTAGCCGACCACATGGTAAAAGAACCAATGATTTTGTTCCTCATGATGATGATATACTGGCATCTATTTTAG TTGGTAGAAGGACCCCTGGGTTCACACTTGATTCAACACCACTGCCACCGAGGGAATCAACTCTGAAACGCCCAAGGTTGGGGTCGAAGATGGGTACACTCAAGAGAAAAGTGCAAATAGATGATGCCATGGTCCTGCATGCTGA TACTATACGGCAACAGTTGATCAATACCGAGGATATACGGCGCATTCGTAAAAAGGCTCCATGCACTCGTTCGGAAATATGGATGATTGAGAAAGGTTCACTGGAAGATGATATATTCCACGAGCCCATCTTTTCCT GCCTATCTGAGGAGCTAAACGAATTACACAATCGGACATATGAGGCTATTGTACGCCCTGCTGTTCAGAGCATGGAACTACAAGGTCAATTCGACATGCCTGAAACCATTCCGGAAAGCAATATTGCTGGGTTTGGTGCTGCTACCATTAATGACCCACTTCACATACCAGATGGGATTCAATCAGATGCCTTGCTGTCAGGTGCAAATGATGCATGTGGCGCTACACCTACTTTTGGTTTGCAAATTCCTCCTGACAACCAGGTTAACGGTGCATCTAATGATTTTGTTATCGGCACTCTGTTTCAAGGGGTGACTGAACCTTTTATCGATAATGAGAAAGAAGTGGCACCTGCTGACAGAGAGCATGCTCAAGTAGATACACTGTATAGTGACCGTCTTCAAGATGTTCCATCTGATTTGCAGAGGAGTACTGATGCAAACGTTTCTAGTCAAGATGTGGCTCTGGATAACTCTGGTCAAGCTTGTGCTCACGCAGGGGATGACATGACAGGGGAGTTCAATCATTTTGTTCATAGCAATGCTAATATTTTTGAGAGTAATGAGGTCCCTGCTTCTGAGATTACTGGGGTGGAATATAATCAAGATGTCTCTGGTTTTCCTCGACCAACAGAGGATGAAAATGCGGTGGGGTATAATCAAGATGCCTCTGGTTATCCTCGACCAACAGAGAATGAAAATGCGGTGGAATTTAATCAAGATTCCTCTGGTTTTCCTCGACCAACGGAGGATGAAAATGCTGTGTCTGCTATGGGAGATAATTCTGGCTTCCAAGAAAACAACATGGGTTCTCTTATGGATCTGGATATGGTGAATGACTATGAACTTAAGGAATGCAAT GATTTTGGGAGTGCAATTCATGGTGTTGATACAG ATTTTCTGAactatgatgatgatggggaCTTCGACGACGCCAATGATGATGAGCCAAACCCTAGTGAATTTCAGTCTCTTGACAACAGTGGTTGGTCTTCTCGCACCAG GGGTGTTGCAAGATATCTCAAGACTTTATTCGATGAAGACTCGGGTCTGGGGAGGAAGAGTGTCGCCATTGACCATCTGGTGCGTGGGAAGACCCGGAAGGAAGCATCGAGAATGTTCTTTGAGACCTTG GTGCTGACAACAAAGGACTACATCAGCGTGGATCAACCGAACCCCTACGACTTTGTGAGCATAAAGCCAGGTCCAAAGCTGCTGATGTCAGAATTCTAG
- the LOC8056111 gene encoding sister chromatid cohesion 1 protein 4 isoform X1 — MFYSQFILAKKGPLGTIWIAAHLERKLRKNQVADTDIGVSVDSIIFPDVPIALRLSSHLMLGVVRIYSRKVNYLFHDCSEALLKIKQAFRSTAVDLPPEESTAPYHSITLPETFDLDDFELPEAAFQGDTDHHVSTKEQITLQDNPEKTGYSTSQFGLDERFGDGSSSHIGLDLEEELILNKDNSIHLESDDGIIIQARPSVPSTDMDIDDNKSIDITAEGYSNMDGGPSSHGKLGPLNADDLGRNSIPNWTGYNVQTPYNVQTPDLNDILLHNDGIAGPSASYYQPSPFTCDEPASPEFISAQAPATPGLMEETVPSRVHESPVLSPQRKASPSTNDETAKADTPAPASDFLHSATGNASDIVGAEMTELESAKPVQVESSVVHALVQQHTGEGLPTQGQASHLEATADMLVGSDGIAASVETVTVNATIEDVPLAVNDSEQCVDGSTEPSAVENPPLIDAQGTIAPTADFQHEAQAMQQVVACNDRLNELSTSEFAEPEKMLSAPDAEFNHAIDLGQTTAEKGTAESDGSNIIGSLTSRKRHLEDSLPALESETTERLSSRPHGKRTNDFVPHDDDILASILVGRRTPGFTLDSTPLPPRESTLKRPRLGSKMGTLKRKVQIDDAMVLHADTIRQQLINTEDIRRIRKKAPCTRSEIWMIEKGSLEDDIFHEPIFSCLSEELNELHNRTYEAIVRPAVQSMELQGQFDMPETIPESNIAGFGAATINDPLHIPDGIQSDALLSGANDACGATPTFGLQIPPDNQVNGASNDFVIGTLFQGVTEPFIDNEKEVAPADREHAQVDTLYSDRLQDVPSDLQRSTDANVSSQDVALDNSGQACAHAGDDMTGEFNHFVHSNANIFESNEVPASEITGVEYNQDVSGFPRPTEDENAVGYNQDASGYPRPTENENAVEFNQDSSGFPRPTEDENAVSAMGDNSGFQENNMGSLMDLDMVNDYELKECNDFGSAIHGVDTDFLNYDDDGDFDDANDDEPNPSEFQSLDNSGWSSRTRGVARYLKTLFDEDSGLGRKSVAIDHLVRGKTRKEASRMFFETLVLTTKDYISVDQPNPYDFVSIKPGPKLLMSEF; from the exons ATGTTCTACTCGCAGTTCATATTGGCCAAGAAGGGCCCCCTCGGGACCATATGGATTGCCGCGCACTTGGAGCGGAAGCTGCGCAAGAACCAGGTTGCGGACACGGACATCGGCGTCTCAGTAG ATTCCATCATATTCCCTGACGTTCCAATCGCACTTCGGTTATCAAGTCATCTTATGTTAGGCGTGGTCAGAATCTATTCTCGGAAGGTCAACTACCTATTCCATGACTGCAGCGAAGCTTTGCTGAAGATAAAACAAGCTTTCAGGTCCACTGCTGTTGATCTACCTCCTGAGGAGTCAACTGCTCCGTATCACTCTATAACTCTGCCTGAGACATTCGATCTTGATGATTTTGAACTGCCAGAAGCTGCGTTTCAAGG CGACACTGATCATCATGTGAGCACAAAAGAACAGATCACTTTGCAAGACAACCCAGAAAAAACAGGGTATTCAACATCCCAGTTTGGCCTAGATG AAAGATTTGGTGATGGCAGTTCATCACATATTGGCTTGGACTTGGAGGAG GAATTAATTCTGAACAAGGACAACTCAATTCATCTTGAGTCTGATGATGG AATTATTATTCAAGCTCGGCCATCAGTCCCTTCTACTGATATGGACATTGATGATAACAAAAGTATAGACATAACAGCTGAAGGATACAGCAACATGGACGGTGGGCCTTCTAGTCATGGAAAGCTAGGTCCATTGAATGCAGATGACCTAGGACGAAACAGTATCCCTAACTGGACTGGTTACAATGTACAGACTCCTTACAATGTACAGACTCCTGATTTGAATGATATATTATTGCATAATGATGGTATTGCAGGGCCATCAGCTTCGTACTATCAACCTAGCCCATTTACTTGTGATGAACCTGCATCACCAGAGTTCATTAGCGCTCAGGCCCCAGCTACACCTGGTTTAATGGAAGAGACAGTTCCTTCCAGAGTCCATGAAAGTCCTGTTTTGAGCCCACAGAGAAAAGCATCACCATCTACCAATGATGAAACTGCAAAGGCTGACACTCCTGCTCCAGCCTCAGATTTTCTCCATTCAGCTACAGGAAATGCCAGTGATATTGTGGGTGCTGAGATGACAGAACTTGAATCGGCGAAGCCTGTGCAAGTTGAGTCTTCTGTTGTACATGCATTGGTGCAACAGCACACAGGTGAGGGTTTACCAACCCAGGGTCAAGCATCACACTTGGAAGCCACTGCTGATATGTTGGTTGGTTCTGATGGTATAGCTGCATCTGTTGAAACGGTAACTGTCAATGCAACCATTGAAGATGTACCTTTGGCTGTAAATGATTCAGAGCAATGTGTCGATGGTTCTACTGAACCATCTGCGGTGGAGAACCCCCCATTAATTGATGCACAAG GTACAATTGCACCAACTGCAGATTTTCAACATGAAGCCCAAGCAATGCAACAAGTAGTGGCATGTAATGATAGACTGAATGAACTATCAACTTCAGAATTTGCTGAGCCTGAGAAAATGCTGTCAGCTCCGGATGCTGAATTCAATCATGCAATTGACTTGGGGCAGACAACTGCGGAAAAAGGAACAGCTGAATCTGATGGAAGTAACATAATAGGCAGCCTTACGAGCAGAAAAAGACACCTGGAAGATAGCTTACCAGCTTTAGAGAGTGAGACCACTGAAAGGTTGTCTAGCCGACCACATGGTAAAAGAACCAATGATTTTGTTCCTCATGATGATGATATACTGGCATCTATTTTAG TTGGTAGAAGGACCCCTGGGTTCACACTTGATTCAACACCACTGCCACCGAGGGAATCAACTCTGAAACGCCCAAGGTTGGGGTCGAAGATGGGTACACTCAAGAGAAAAGTGCAAATAGATGATGCCATGGTCCTGCATGCTGA TACTATACGGCAACAGTTGATCAATACCGAGGATATACGGCGCATTCGTAAAAAGGCTCCATGCACTCGTTCGGAAATATGGATGATTGAGAAAGGTTCACTGGAAGATGATATATTCCACGAGCCCATCTTTTCCT GCCTATCTGAGGAGCTAAACGAATTACACAATCGGACATATGAGGCTATTGTACGCCCTGCTGTTCAGAGCATGGAACTACAAGGTCAATTCGACATGCCTGAAACCATTCCGGAAAGCAATATTGCTGGGTTTGGTGCTGCTACCATTAATGACCCACTTCACATACCAGATGGGATTCAATCAGATGCCTTGCTGTCAGGTGCAAATGATGCATGTGGCGCTACACCTACTTTTGGTTTGCAAATTCCTCCTGACAACCAGGTTAACGGTGCATCTAATGATTTTGTTATCGGCACTCTGTTTCAAGGGGTGACTGAACCTTTTATCGATAATGAGAAAGAAGTGGCACCTGCTGACAGAGAGCATGCTCAAGTAGATACACTGTATAGTGACCGTCTTCAAGATGTTCCATCTGATTTGCAGAGGAGTACTGATGCAAACGTTTCTAGTCAAGATGTGGCTCTGGATAACTCTGGTCAAGCTTGTGCTCACGCAGGGGATGACATGACAGGGGAGTTCAATCATTTTGTTCATAGCAATGCTAATATTTTTGAGAGTAATGAGGTCCCTGCTTCTGAGATTACTGGGGTGGAATATAATCAAGATGTCTCTGGTTTTCCTCGACCAACAGAGGATGAAAATGCGGTGGGGTATAATCAAGATGCCTCTGGTTATCCTCGACCAACAGAGAATGAAAATGCGGTGGAATTTAATCAAGATTCCTCTGGTTTTCCTCGACCAACGGAGGATGAAAATGCTGTGTCTGCTATGGGAGATAATTCTGGCTTCCAAGAAAACAACATGGGTTCTCTTATGGATCTGGATATGGTGAATGACTATGAACTTAAGGAATGCAAT GATTTTGGGAGTGCAATTCATGGTGTTGATACAG ATTTTCTGAactatgatgatgatggggaCTTCGACGACGCCAATGATGATGAGCCAAACCCTAGTGAATTTCAGTCTCTTGACAACAGTGGTTGGTCTTCTCGCACCAG GGGTGTTGCAAGATATCTCAAGACTTTATTCGATGAAGACTCGGGTCTGGGGAGGAAGAGTGTCGCCATTGACCATCTGGTGCGTGGGAAGACCCGGAAGGAAGCATCGAGAATGTTCTTTGAGACCTTG GTGCTGACAACAAAGGACTACATCAGCGTGGATCAACCGAACCCCTACGACTTTGTGAGCATAAAGCCAGGTCCAAAGCTGCTGATGTCAGAATTCTAG